The following proteins are encoded in a genomic region of Amia ocellicauda isolate fAmiCal2 chromosome 6, fAmiCal2.hap1, whole genome shotgun sequence:
- the LOC136751703 gene encoding olfactory receptor 6N2-like, which translates to MSDPNTSLPSASHFIIVGMPGLQEHYTTLFFIFLLLFLATFLGNLLILVLLSLDPRLHTPMYFFLWNLALQDMLLTTTIIPKLLAVLLGHNRISFAGCFLQMYFYISISATEIFLVAAMAYDRYVAVVKPLHYNSIINSRMCLTMMCTVWALGFLIPVVSVAPASSVPFCTSNHVLHIVCEYPSIMSLACADVSAQVNLSLLIAMVVTWGAFLFVLFTYCRIIIAVVKMKTVESRKKAFFMCSSHIVVVVLYYGSTVVEYIGLKVDSISSDGRIFIGGLNYFLTPLVNPIIYSLRNEKIKAAAQRYFRLKSAFPRCARNTVRAAK; encoded by the coding sequence ATGAGTGACCCCAACACCTCCCTGCCCTCAGCCTCCCACTTCATCATTGTTGGAATGCCAGGCCTGCAGGAGCACTACACCACACTCTTTttcatcttcctcctcctcttcctggcCACCTTCCTGGGGAATCTGCTCATACTGGTGTTGCTGTCCCTGGACCCCCGGCTCCACACACCCATGTACTTCTTCCTGTGGAACCTGGCTCTCCAGGATATGCTGCTGACAACCACCATCATACCCAAGCTGCTGGCGGTGCTGCTGGGGCACAACAGAATCTCCTTTGCAGGCTGCTTCCTGCAGATGTACTTTTATATTTCTATCAGTGCCACTGAAATTTTCCTAGTGGCAGCTATGGCTTATGACCGGTACGTGGCTGTGGTAAAGCCACTGCATTACAACTCTATCATCAACAGCAGGATGTGTCTCACAATGATGTGCACAGTCTGGGCACTGGGCTTCCTTATCCCCGTGGTGTCCGTGGCTCCGGCCAGCTCAGTGCCATTCTGTACCTCCAACCATGTCCTGCACATTGTCTGTGAATACCCCTCTATAATGTCTCTAGCCTGCGCTGATGTGTCGGCCCAGGTCAATCTTAGCCTGTTGATCGCCATGGTGGTTACATGGGGGGCTTTTCTGTTTGTGCTGTTTACCTACTGCAGAATCATAATAGCGGTGGTGAAAATGAAAACGGTGGAGAGCCGGAAGAAGGCCTTCTTCATGTGCTCCTCCCACatagtggtggtggtgctgtACTATGGCTCCACGGTTGTGGAATATATAGGGCTGAAAGTGGACAGCATTTCCTCTGATGGACGTATTTTCATTGGTGGGTTAAACTACTTCCTCACCCCACTGGTCAACCCAATCATCTACAGCTTAAGGAATGAGAAGATCAAGGCAGCAGCTCAGAGGTACTTTAGACTCAAGTCTGCCTTTCCACGCTGTGCCAGGAACACTGTCAGGGCTgccaaataa